One part of the Anguilla anguilla isolate fAngAng1 chromosome 11, fAngAng1.pri, whole genome shotgun sequence genome encodes these proteins:
- the LOC118208365 gene encoding glutamate receptor-interacting protein 2-like isoform X6 translates to MFSISLKCRLGVIRRKTRGTAKAHALERTAAMLCGLKKDVKKHSTDDGSYSKTGKDSGGPDHALSPRKHSVPELRGVTTVELMKKEGGTLGLTISGGSDKDGTPRVSNLRPGGLAARSDQLNVGDYIKSVNGINLSKLRHEEIIGLLRNVGERVVLQVEYDLPPAATDGSQGLIPKTVDIRLQKEGKSFGFVLRGGSHEDWQRSRPLVVTYVRPGGPADREGTLKAGDRVLRVDGVPLHSASLADALTVLGQCGQEALFHIEYDVTVQDSVSSSSGPLMVAISRTPGAALGVGLATATHRAKQVIVIEKIKPASVVDRCGALRVGDHLLSIDGTSTEHCSLLEANQLLASTGDHAQLEILPVHQVRLSSVPQDTVRIQKSDHHHCWDPCVHYCHAPHPGNCKTPAWTSAGNLPSNIPGNQDCCKSLVSSSFSPASTSASGPTTQSPSTLPRPPHPSTLPRPPIPPSPRHAPAKRRHKKKEHRSSLSLASSIVGLGGQVVHPETAEVTLRGDPLSGFGLVLQGGVFATESLAAPPLIRFIEPDSPAERCGLLQVGDRLLSINGIPTDDGTLEEANQLLRNAALTKKVTLEVEFDVAESVVPSSGTFHVKLPKKKGVELGIVISASKRKGEALIISDIRKGSIAHRTGTLEPGDRLLAIDSVRLESCSMEDAVQILQQTEDLVKLKIQKDEDNSDDPELSGCIIYTVELRRYGGPLGITISGTEEPFDPIVISGLTRRGVAERTGAIHVGDCILAINSVSLKGKPLSEAIHLLQAAGETVTLRIKKQTDISEKGGRKLPGLSSELSDREDDVTEFPKTDKLSDAYSTVPSLDSAAESWDSSGIDAGYGSQGTSIHQAAGLPINQQDWRSTKHRISSPPAGQKKTYPLSDGGFSEDEWDKPSGSSRV, encoded by the exons CCCATGCTTTGGAGAGGACAGCAGCCATGCTCTGTGGACTGAAGAAAGATGTGAAAAAGCACAGCACCG ATGATGGCTCATATTCCAAGACAGGCAAGGATTCTGGGGGGCCGGACCATGCCCTGTCGCCACGGAAACACAGCGTCCCAG AACTTCGGGGCGTCACGACCGTGGAGCTGATGAAGAAGGAGGGGGGCACCCTGGGACTCACCATCTCTGGGGGGTCTGACAAAGACGGGACGCCGCGTGTGTCCAACCTGCGCCCGGGTGGGCTGGCCGCCAG GAGTGACCAGCTGAACGTGGGAGACTACATAAAGTCTGTGAACGGCATTAACCTGTCCAAGCTGCGGCATGAGGAGATCATCGGCCTGCTGAGGAACGTGGGCGAGCGCGTGGTGCTCCAGGTGGAGTACGatctgccccctgctg CCACAGACGGGTCCCAGGGTCTCATCCCAAAGACGGTGGACATTCGGCTGCAGAAAGAGGGGAAGAGCTTTGGTTTTGTGCTGAGAG GAGGCTCTCATGAAGATTGGCAAAGGTCACGCCCCCTAGTGGTGACTTATGTGAGGCCAGGTGGACCAGCAGACAG agaGGGCACTCTAAAAGCGGGGGACCGTGTGCTGAGGGTGGATGGGGTCCCCCTGCACAGTGCCAGCCTGGCTGATGCTCTGACGGTGCTGGGCCAGTGTGGACAGGAAGCTCTGTTCCACATCGAGTATGATGTCACTGTCCAGG ACTCGGTGAGCAGTTCCTCGGGGCCCCTGATGGTGGCGATATCTCGGACCCCAGGGGCAGCGCTGGGGGTCGGCCTGGCGACAGCCACCCACAGGGCCAAGCAGGTGATCGTCATCGAGAAGATCAAACCGGCCAGTGTGGTGGACAG GTGCGGGGCGTTGCGTGTGGGGGACCACCTCCTGTCCATCGACGGGACGAGCACGGAGCACTGCTCCCTCCTGGAGGCCAATCAGCTGCTGGCCAGCACCGGCGACCACGCCCAGCTGGAGATCCTGCCTGTGCACCAGGTCAGGCTGAGCAGCGTGCCACAGGACACAG tgagaaTTCAGAAGAGTGACCACCATCACTGCTGGGACCCCTGTGTACACTACTGCCACGCCCCACATCCTGGAAATTGCAAGACACCTGCATGGACCTCTGCCGGCAACCTCCCCAGCAACATCCCTGGTAACCAGGACTGCTGCAAGT CCCTGGTTTCCAGCAGCTTCTCTCCAGCCTCTACCAGCGCCTCGGGTCCGACCACCCAGAgcccctccaccctgccccgcccccctcacccctctaccctgccccgccccccgatcccccccagcccccgtcACGCCCCCGCCAAGAGGAGGCACAAGAAGAAGGAGCACAGGAGCTCAT TGTCTCTGGCCTCCAGTattgtgggtttgggggggcaggTGGTGCACCCCGAGACGGCGGAGGTTACCCTGCGGGGGGACCCCCTCAGCGGGTTTGGGCTGGTGCTGCAGGGGGGCGTGTTCGCCACGGAGAGCCTGGCTGCCCCCCCACTGATCCGCTTCATTGAGCCGGACAGCCCGGCAGAGAG GTGTGGCCTGCTGCAGGTGGGGGACCGCCTCCTGTCAATCAACGGAATCCCCACTGATGACGGAACCCTGGAGGAGGCCAATCAGCTGCTGCGGAATGCCGCTCTCACCAAGAAGGTCACGCTGGAGGTGGAGTTTGATGTGGCAG aatCGGTGGTTCCCAGCAGTGGTACATTCCACGTGAAGCTGCCCAAGAAAAAAGGGGTGGAGCTTGGAATCGTCATCAGTG caagcaagaggaaaggagaggcaCTCATCATATCTGACATCAGAAAAGGGAGCATagctcacag GACGGGCACGCTGGAGCCGGGGGACCGGCTCTTGGCGATTGACAGCGTGCGCTTGGAGAGCTGCTCCATGGAGGACGCAGTGCAGATCCTACAGCAGACCGAGGACCTGGTCAAACTGAAGATCCAGAAAGACGAGGACAACTccg atgacCCGGAGCTCTCAGGCTGCATCATCTACACGGTGGAGCTGAGGAGGTACGGGGGCCCGCTGGGCATCACCATCTCTGGCACCGAGGAGCCCTTCGACCCCATCGTCATCTCCGGCCTGACCCGCCGGGGCGTGGCCGAGAG gacTGGAGCCATACACGTGGGCGACTGCATCCTGGCCATCAACAGTGTGAGTCTGAAGGGGAAGCCGCTGAGCGAGGCCATCCACCTGCTGCAGGCGGCCGGGGAGACCGTCACGCTCAGGATCAAGAAGCAGACTGaca tctcaGAAAAAGGAGGCAGGAAGTTGCCGGGTCTGTCGTCTGAGCTGAGCGACCGCGAGGATGATGTCACGGAGTTCCCCAAAACGGACAAGCTGTCGGACGCCTACTCCACCGTCCCGAGCCTGGACTCCGCCGCCGAGTCCTGGGACAGCTCCGGGATCGACGCCGGCTACGGCAGTCAGG GAACAAGCATCCACCAAGCAGCAGGCCTGCCCATAAATCAGCAGGACTGGCGCAGCACCAAGCACAGGATCAgctcgccccctgctggccagaaGAAGACCTACCCCCTCAGTGACGGGGGGTTCAGTGAGGATGAGTGGGATAAGCCATCAGG atcTTCGCGGGtttga
- the LOC118208365 gene encoding glutamate receptor-interacting protein 2-like isoform X3, whose translation MLFFQSVLRRLYKAHALERTAAMLCGLKKDVKKHSTDDGSYSKTGKDSGGPDHALSPRKHSVPELRGVTTVELMKKEGGTLGLTISGGSDKDGTPRVSNLRPGGLAARSDQLNVGDYIKSVNGINLSKLRHEEIIGLLRNVGERVVLQVEYDLPPAATDGSQGLIPKTVDIRLQKEGKSFGFVLRGGSHEDWQRSRPLVVTYVRPGGPADREGTLKAGDRVLRVDGVPLHSASLADALTVLGQCGQEALFHIEYDVTVQDSVSSSSGPLMVAISRTPGAALGVGLATATHRAKQVIVIEKIKPASVVDRCGALRVGDHLLSIDGTSTEHCSLLEANQLLASTGDHAQLEILPVHQVRLSSVPQDTVRIQKSDHHHCWDPCVHYCHAPHPGNCKTPAWTSAGNLPSNIPGNQDCCKSLVSSSFSPASTSASGPTTQSPSTLPRPPHPSTLPRPPIPPSPRHAPAKRRHKKKEHRSSLSLASSIVGLGGQVVHPETAEVTLRGDPLSGFGLVLQGGVFATESLAAPPLIRFIEPDSPAERCGLLQVGDRLLSINGIPTDDGTLEEANQLLRNAALTKKVTLEVEFDVAESVVPSSGTFHVKLPKKKGVELGIVISASKRKGEALIISDIRKGSIAHRTGTLEPGDRLLAIDSVRLESCSMEDAVQILQQTEDLVKLKIQKDEDNSDDPELSGCIIYTVELRRYGGPLGITISGTEEPFDPIVISGLTRRGVAERTGAIHVGDCILAINSVSLKGKPLSEAIHLLQAAGETVTLRIKKQTDISEKGGRKLPGLSSELSDREDDVTEFPKTDKLSDAYSTVPSLDSAAESWDSSGIDAGYGSQGTSIHQAAGLPINQQDWRSTKHRISSPPAGQKKTYPLSDGGFSEDEWDKPSGCTGRPARNSLGPDPDDGFWSRALEDLETCGQSELLREIEASILSGSVLSLGVEGDRLNQEPVGPERAGRRSDRTWGSRRIEEEVQDITSPTPLELLKVTVLKDPDCGDFGFSISDGFLENGVYVNMIRPDGPADRAGLQPYDRILQVNHIRTRDFDCCLVVPLITESGSKLELVLSRNPLVQAVMGQPLDCEDPSATGHNTSTVHL comes from the exons CCCATGCTTTGGAGAGGACAGCAGCCATGCTCTGTGGACTGAAGAAAGATGTGAAAAAGCACAGCACCG ATGATGGCTCATATTCCAAGACAGGCAAGGATTCTGGGGGGCCGGACCATGCCCTGTCGCCACGGAAACACAGCGTCCCAG AACTTCGGGGCGTCACGACCGTGGAGCTGATGAAGAAGGAGGGGGGCACCCTGGGACTCACCATCTCTGGGGGGTCTGACAAAGACGGGACGCCGCGTGTGTCCAACCTGCGCCCGGGTGGGCTGGCCGCCAG GAGTGACCAGCTGAACGTGGGAGACTACATAAAGTCTGTGAACGGCATTAACCTGTCCAAGCTGCGGCATGAGGAGATCATCGGCCTGCTGAGGAACGTGGGCGAGCGCGTGGTGCTCCAGGTGGAGTACGatctgccccctgctg CCACAGACGGGTCCCAGGGTCTCATCCCAAAGACGGTGGACATTCGGCTGCAGAAAGAGGGGAAGAGCTTTGGTTTTGTGCTGAGAG GAGGCTCTCATGAAGATTGGCAAAGGTCACGCCCCCTAGTGGTGACTTATGTGAGGCCAGGTGGACCAGCAGACAG agaGGGCACTCTAAAAGCGGGGGACCGTGTGCTGAGGGTGGATGGGGTCCCCCTGCACAGTGCCAGCCTGGCTGATGCTCTGACGGTGCTGGGCCAGTGTGGACAGGAAGCTCTGTTCCACATCGAGTATGATGTCACTGTCCAGG ACTCGGTGAGCAGTTCCTCGGGGCCCCTGATGGTGGCGATATCTCGGACCCCAGGGGCAGCGCTGGGGGTCGGCCTGGCGACAGCCACCCACAGGGCCAAGCAGGTGATCGTCATCGAGAAGATCAAACCGGCCAGTGTGGTGGACAG GTGCGGGGCGTTGCGTGTGGGGGACCACCTCCTGTCCATCGACGGGACGAGCACGGAGCACTGCTCCCTCCTGGAGGCCAATCAGCTGCTGGCCAGCACCGGCGACCACGCCCAGCTGGAGATCCTGCCTGTGCACCAGGTCAGGCTGAGCAGCGTGCCACAGGACACAG tgagaaTTCAGAAGAGTGACCACCATCACTGCTGGGACCCCTGTGTACACTACTGCCACGCCCCACATCCTGGAAATTGCAAGACACCTGCATGGACCTCTGCCGGCAACCTCCCCAGCAACATCCCTGGTAACCAGGACTGCTGCAAGT CCCTGGTTTCCAGCAGCTTCTCTCCAGCCTCTACCAGCGCCTCGGGTCCGACCACCCAGAgcccctccaccctgccccgcccccctcacccctctaccctgccccgccccccgatcccccccagcccccgtcACGCCCCCGCCAAGAGGAGGCACAAGAAGAAGGAGCACAGGAGCTCAT TGTCTCTGGCCTCCAGTattgtgggtttgggggggcaggTGGTGCACCCCGAGACGGCGGAGGTTACCCTGCGGGGGGACCCCCTCAGCGGGTTTGGGCTGGTGCTGCAGGGGGGCGTGTTCGCCACGGAGAGCCTGGCTGCCCCCCCACTGATCCGCTTCATTGAGCCGGACAGCCCGGCAGAGAG GTGTGGCCTGCTGCAGGTGGGGGACCGCCTCCTGTCAATCAACGGAATCCCCACTGATGACGGAACCCTGGAGGAGGCCAATCAGCTGCTGCGGAATGCCGCTCTCACCAAGAAGGTCACGCTGGAGGTGGAGTTTGATGTGGCAG aatCGGTGGTTCCCAGCAGTGGTACATTCCACGTGAAGCTGCCCAAGAAAAAAGGGGTGGAGCTTGGAATCGTCATCAGTG caagcaagaggaaaggagaggcaCTCATCATATCTGACATCAGAAAAGGGAGCATagctcacag GACGGGCACGCTGGAGCCGGGGGACCGGCTCTTGGCGATTGACAGCGTGCGCTTGGAGAGCTGCTCCATGGAGGACGCAGTGCAGATCCTACAGCAGACCGAGGACCTGGTCAAACTGAAGATCCAGAAAGACGAGGACAACTccg atgacCCGGAGCTCTCAGGCTGCATCATCTACACGGTGGAGCTGAGGAGGTACGGGGGCCCGCTGGGCATCACCATCTCTGGCACCGAGGAGCCCTTCGACCCCATCGTCATCTCCGGCCTGACCCGCCGGGGCGTGGCCGAGAG gacTGGAGCCATACACGTGGGCGACTGCATCCTGGCCATCAACAGTGTGAGTCTGAAGGGGAAGCCGCTGAGCGAGGCCATCCACCTGCTGCAGGCGGCCGGGGAGACCGTCACGCTCAGGATCAAGAAGCAGACTGaca tctcaGAAAAAGGAGGCAGGAAGTTGCCGGGTCTGTCGTCTGAGCTGAGCGACCGCGAGGATGATGTCACGGAGTTCCCCAAAACGGACAAGCTGTCGGACGCCTACTCCACCGTCCCGAGCCTGGACTCCGCCGCCGAGTCCTGGGACAGCTCCGGGATCGACGCCGGCTACGGCAGTCAGG GAACAAGCATCCACCAAGCAGCAGGCCTGCCCATAAATCAGCAGGACTGGCGCAGCACCAAGCACAGGATCAgctcgccccctgctggccagaaGAAGACCTACCCCCTCAGTGACGGGGGGTTCAGTGAGGATGAGTGGGATAAGCCATCAGG ATGCACCGGCCGGCCGGCCCGGAACTCGCTGGGGCCCGATCCGGACGACGGGTTCTGGAGCCGAGCGCTGGAGGACCTGGAGACCTGCGGCCAGTCCGAGCTCCTGAGGGAGATCGAG GCCTCGATTCTCAGCGGGAGCGTGCTCAGTCTGGGTGTGGAGGGGGACCGGTTGAACCAGGAGCCCGTCGGGCCAGAGAGGGCGGGGCGCAGGTCGGACAGGACCTGGGGGTCCCGCCGGatcgaggaggaggtgcaggacaTCACGTCCCCCACGCCCCTGGAGCTGCTGAAG GTGACTGTGCTGAAGGACCCAGACTGTGGTGATTTTGGGTTCAGTATATCAGACGGATTCCTGGAGAACGGCGTCTACGTCAATATGATTCGCCCTGACGGTCCTGCTGACCGCGCTGGCCTGCAGCCCTACGACCGCATTCTACAG gTAAATCACATTCGAACCCGGGACTTTGACTGCTGCCTGGTCGTGCCCCTCATCACCGAGTCCGGGAGCAAACTGGAGCTGGTCCTCAGCCGGAATCCGCTGGTTCAGGCGGTGATGGGGCAGCCCCTGGACTGCGAGGACCCCTCTGCTACAGGGCACAATACCAGCACTGTCCACCTCTGA
- the LOC118208365 gene encoding glutamate receptor-interacting protein 2-like isoform X1, translating into MFSISLKCRLGVIRRKTRGTAKAHALERTAAMLCGLKKDVKKHSTDDGSYSKTGKDSGGPDHALSPRKHSVPELRGVTTVELMKKEGGTLGLTISGGSDKDGTPRVSNLRPGGLAARSDQLNVGDYIKSVNGINLSKLRHEEIIGLLRNVGERVVLQVEYDLPPAATDGSQGLIPKTVDIRLQKEGKSFGFVLRGGSHEDWQRSRPLVVTYVRPGGPADREGTLKAGDRVLRVDGVPLHSASLADALTVLGQCGQEALFHIEYDVTVQDSVSSSSGPLMVAISRTPGAALGVGLATATHRAKQVIVIEKIKPASVVDRCGALRVGDHLLSIDGTSTEHCSLLEANQLLASTGDHAQLEILPVHQVRLSSVPQDTVRIQKSDHHHCWDPCVHYCHAPHPGNCKTPAWTSAGNLPSNIPGNQDCCKSLVSSSFSPASTSASGPTTQSPSTLPRPPHPSTLPRPPIPPSPRHAPAKRRHKKKEHRSSLSLASSIVGLGGQVVHPETAEVTLRGDPLSGFGLVLQGGVFATESLAAPPLIRFIEPDSPAERCGLLQVGDRLLSINGIPTDDGTLEEANQLLRNAALTKKVTLEVEFDVAESVVPSSGTFHVKLPKKKGVELGIVISASKRKGEALIISDIRKGSIAHRTGTLEPGDRLLAIDSVRLESCSMEDAVQILQQTEDLVKLKIQKDEDNSDDPELSGCIIYTVELRRYGGPLGITISGTEEPFDPIVISGLTRRGVAERTGAIHVGDCILAINSVSLKGKPLSEAIHLLQAAGETVTLRIKKQTDISEKGGRKLPGLSSELSDREDDVTEFPKTDKLSDAYSTVPSLDSAAESWDSSGIDAGYGSQGTSIHQAAGLPINQQDWRSTKHRISSPPAGQKKTYPLSDGGFSEDEWDKPSGCTGRPARNSLGPDPDDGFWSRALEDLETCGQSELLREIEASILSGSVLSLGVEGDRLNQEPVGPERAGRRSDRTWGSRRIEEEVQDITSPTPLELLKVTVLKDPDCGDFGFSISDGFLENGVYVNMIRPDGPADRAGLQPYDRILQVNHIRTRDFDCCLVVPLITESGSKLELVLSRNPLVQAVMGQPLDCEDPSATGHNTSTVHL; encoded by the exons CCCATGCTTTGGAGAGGACAGCAGCCATGCTCTGTGGACTGAAGAAAGATGTGAAAAAGCACAGCACCG ATGATGGCTCATATTCCAAGACAGGCAAGGATTCTGGGGGGCCGGACCATGCCCTGTCGCCACGGAAACACAGCGTCCCAG AACTTCGGGGCGTCACGACCGTGGAGCTGATGAAGAAGGAGGGGGGCACCCTGGGACTCACCATCTCTGGGGGGTCTGACAAAGACGGGACGCCGCGTGTGTCCAACCTGCGCCCGGGTGGGCTGGCCGCCAG GAGTGACCAGCTGAACGTGGGAGACTACATAAAGTCTGTGAACGGCATTAACCTGTCCAAGCTGCGGCATGAGGAGATCATCGGCCTGCTGAGGAACGTGGGCGAGCGCGTGGTGCTCCAGGTGGAGTACGatctgccccctgctg CCACAGACGGGTCCCAGGGTCTCATCCCAAAGACGGTGGACATTCGGCTGCAGAAAGAGGGGAAGAGCTTTGGTTTTGTGCTGAGAG GAGGCTCTCATGAAGATTGGCAAAGGTCACGCCCCCTAGTGGTGACTTATGTGAGGCCAGGTGGACCAGCAGACAG agaGGGCACTCTAAAAGCGGGGGACCGTGTGCTGAGGGTGGATGGGGTCCCCCTGCACAGTGCCAGCCTGGCTGATGCTCTGACGGTGCTGGGCCAGTGTGGACAGGAAGCTCTGTTCCACATCGAGTATGATGTCACTGTCCAGG ACTCGGTGAGCAGTTCCTCGGGGCCCCTGATGGTGGCGATATCTCGGACCCCAGGGGCAGCGCTGGGGGTCGGCCTGGCGACAGCCACCCACAGGGCCAAGCAGGTGATCGTCATCGAGAAGATCAAACCGGCCAGTGTGGTGGACAG GTGCGGGGCGTTGCGTGTGGGGGACCACCTCCTGTCCATCGACGGGACGAGCACGGAGCACTGCTCCCTCCTGGAGGCCAATCAGCTGCTGGCCAGCACCGGCGACCACGCCCAGCTGGAGATCCTGCCTGTGCACCAGGTCAGGCTGAGCAGCGTGCCACAGGACACAG tgagaaTTCAGAAGAGTGACCACCATCACTGCTGGGACCCCTGTGTACACTACTGCCACGCCCCACATCCTGGAAATTGCAAGACACCTGCATGGACCTCTGCCGGCAACCTCCCCAGCAACATCCCTGGTAACCAGGACTGCTGCAAGT CCCTGGTTTCCAGCAGCTTCTCTCCAGCCTCTACCAGCGCCTCGGGTCCGACCACCCAGAgcccctccaccctgccccgcccccctcacccctctaccctgccccgccccccgatcccccccagcccccgtcACGCCCCCGCCAAGAGGAGGCACAAGAAGAAGGAGCACAGGAGCTCAT TGTCTCTGGCCTCCAGTattgtgggtttgggggggcaggTGGTGCACCCCGAGACGGCGGAGGTTACCCTGCGGGGGGACCCCCTCAGCGGGTTTGGGCTGGTGCTGCAGGGGGGCGTGTTCGCCACGGAGAGCCTGGCTGCCCCCCCACTGATCCGCTTCATTGAGCCGGACAGCCCGGCAGAGAG GTGTGGCCTGCTGCAGGTGGGGGACCGCCTCCTGTCAATCAACGGAATCCCCACTGATGACGGAACCCTGGAGGAGGCCAATCAGCTGCTGCGGAATGCCGCTCTCACCAAGAAGGTCACGCTGGAGGTGGAGTTTGATGTGGCAG aatCGGTGGTTCCCAGCAGTGGTACATTCCACGTGAAGCTGCCCAAGAAAAAAGGGGTGGAGCTTGGAATCGTCATCAGTG caagcaagaggaaaggagaggcaCTCATCATATCTGACATCAGAAAAGGGAGCATagctcacag GACGGGCACGCTGGAGCCGGGGGACCGGCTCTTGGCGATTGACAGCGTGCGCTTGGAGAGCTGCTCCATGGAGGACGCAGTGCAGATCCTACAGCAGACCGAGGACCTGGTCAAACTGAAGATCCAGAAAGACGAGGACAACTccg atgacCCGGAGCTCTCAGGCTGCATCATCTACACGGTGGAGCTGAGGAGGTACGGGGGCCCGCTGGGCATCACCATCTCTGGCACCGAGGAGCCCTTCGACCCCATCGTCATCTCCGGCCTGACCCGCCGGGGCGTGGCCGAGAG gacTGGAGCCATACACGTGGGCGACTGCATCCTGGCCATCAACAGTGTGAGTCTGAAGGGGAAGCCGCTGAGCGAGGCCATCCACCTGCTGCAGGCGGCCGGGGAGACCGTCACGCTCAGGATCAAGAAGCAGACTGaca tctcaGAAAAAGGAGGCAGGAAGTTGCCGGGTCTGTCGTCTGAGCTGAGCGACCGCGAGGATGATGTCACGGAGTTCCCCAAAACGGACAAGCTGTCGGACGCCTACTCCACCGTCCCGAGCCTGGACTCCGCCGCCGAGTCCTGGGACAGCTCCGGGATCGACGCCGGCTACGGCAGTCAGG GAACAAGCATCCACCAAGCAGCAGGCCTGCCCATAAATCAGCAGGACTGGCGCAGCACCAAGCACAGGATCAgctcgccccctgctggccagaaGAAGACCTACCCCCTCAGTGACGGGGGGTTCAGTGAGGATGAGTGGGATAAGCCATCAGG ATGCACCGGCCGGCCGGCCCGGAACTCGCTGGGGCCCGATCCGGACGACGGGTTCTGGAGCCGAGCGCTGGAGGACCTGGAGACCTGCGGCCAGTCCGAGCTCCTGAGGGAGATCGAG GCCTCGATTCTCAGCGGGAGCGTGCTCAGTCTGGGTGTGGAGGGGGACCGGTTGAACCAGGAGCCCGTCGGGCCAGAGAGGGCGGGGCGCAGGTCGGACAGGACCTGGGGGTCCCGCCGGatcgaggaggaggtgcaggacaTCACGTCCCCCACGCCCCTGGAGCTGCTGAAG GTGACTGTGCTGAAGGACCCAGACTGTGGTGATTTTGGGTTCAGTATATCAGACGGATTCCTGGAGAACGGCGTCTACGTCAATATGATTCGCCCTGACGGTCCTGCTGACCGCGCTGGCCTGCAGCCCTACGACCGCATTCTACAG gTAAATCACATTCGAACCCGGGACTTTGACTGCTGCCTGGTCGTGCCCCTCATCACCGAGTCCGGGAGCAAACTGGAGCTGGTCCTCAGCCGGAATCCGCTGGTTCAGGCGGTGATGGGGCAGCCCCTGGACTGCGAGGACCCCTCTGCTACAGGGCACAATACCAGCACTGTCCACCTCTGA